The Aggregatilinea lenta genome includes a region encoding these proteins:
- a CDS encoding ABC transporter permease, with translation MIQNLQLEARQSYAFVARNFNLVKRYWGWEVVWLFYSIANALSVTFIGAGASEITGQQSLDTNFLITYLLVGTLVWHFLSGIFNNVSEMIAWERWEGTIEYTFMAPVRRFNQMIGQTLFAVLYAFMFTVVIGVVVASFFDLHFYGADFVSAAGILLVGSVSFVGIGVVASILPLLYPERGAQMTNIVQALFLLVSGVYYPVSVLPDWLQVLSRLSPATYVLEGMRAALLPDQSTAAPTHYVWPLLLMGIVMLPLGVYLFQRAERYTKRTGKLKRNG, from the coding sequence ATGATTCAGAACCTTCAGCTTGAAGCGCGTCAGTCCTATGCGTTCGTGGCGCGGAACTTCAACCTCGTCAAGCGCTATTGGGGCTGGGAAGTGGTCTGGCTGTTTTACTCCATCGCCAATGCCCTTTCGGTGACCTTCATCGGGGCGGGCGCGAGCGAGATCACGGGCCAGCAGTCACTCGACACGAATTTCCTGATCACGTACCTGTTGGTAGGTACGCTGGTGTGGCACTTTTTATCCGGCATCTTTAACAACGTGAGCGAGATGATCGCCTGGGAGCGGTGGGAAGGGACCATCGAGTATACCTTTATGGCCCCGGTCCGGCGCTTCAACCAGATGATCGGCCAGACACTGTTCGCCGTGCTGTATGCATTCATGTTTACGGTGGTGATTGGCGTCGTGGTCGCGTCGTTCTTCGACCTGCACTTCTACGGTGCGGATTTCGTAAGCGCGGCGGGTATCTTGCTGGTCGGCAGCGTGTCGTTCGTGGGTATCGGCGTGGTGGCATCGATTTTGCCCCTCCTGTACCCGGAGCGCGGCGCGCAGATGACAAACATCGTGCAGGCGTTGTTCTTGCTGGTTTCTGGCGTGTATTACCCGGTGAGCGTGCTGCCGGACTGGCTCCAGGTGCTGTCGCGGCTGTCGCCTGCGACCTACGTCCTGGAAGGTATGCGCGCGGCGCTGCTCCCGGATCAATCCACCGCCGCTCCGACTCATTACGTGTGGCCTTTACTCTTAATGGGCATTGTGATGCTCCCGCTGGGCGTCTACCTGTTCCAGCGCGCGGAGCGTTATACGAAGCGCACGGGAAAGCTGAAACGCAACGGTTAG
- the fabL gene encoding enoyl-[acyl-carrier-protein] reductase FabL, protein MDTSMRFKGKVALITGSGRGIGRMIALRFAREGADVVINYFRNRTPAEETAAEVEALGRRALIVRADVGEPEDIARLVDETAARLGGLDILVHNAASGYNRPVMDQRVKGWDWTLNINARAALFLAQRAAPHMQARGGGAMVTISSVGAVRVLPEYVVVGASKAALEAVTRYLAVELAPMKIVVNAVSAGMVETDALKHFPNLREHFEEQFAYALEHTPAGKVVTPEDIASAVAFLCSPDAFMIRGQTLLVDGGATLGF, encoded by the coding sequence ATGGACACTTCTATGCGTTTCAAAGGCAAGGTCGCGCTGATCACCGGCAGCGGGCGCGGCATCGGCAGGATGATTGCGCTGCGCTTCGCGCGTGAAGGCGCGGATGTGGTGATCAACTATTTCCGCAACCGCACACCCGCCGAAGAAACTGCCGCCGAAGTCGAGGCGCTGGGCCGCCGGGCGCTCATCGTACGTGCGGATGTGGGCGAGCCGGAGGACATCGCGCGGCTGGTGGACGAGACGGCGGCGCGGTTGGGCGGCCTGGACATTCTGGTGCACAACGCCGCGTCCGGCTACAACCGCCCGGTGATGGATCAGCGCGTGAAGGGCTGGGATTGGACGCTAAACATCAACGCGCGCGCGGCGTTGTTCCTGGCGCAGCGGGCCGCGCCGCACATGCAGGCACGCGGCGGTGGCGCGATGGTGACGATTTCGAGCGTTGGGGCGGTGCGCGTGCTGCCGGAGTACGTGGTGGTTGGCGCGTCGAAGGCGGCCCTGGAGGCGGTGACACGCTACCTGGCCGTAGAGTTGGCGCCGATGAAGATCGTGGTCAATGCGGTGTCGGCGGGCATGGTTGAAACCGACGCGCTGAAGCACTTCCCCAATCTGCGCGAGCACTTTGAGGAACAGTTCGCCTATGCGCTGGAGCACACCCCGGCGGGGAAGGTCGTCACGCCGGAGGATATCGCCTCGGCGGTGGCGTTTTTATGCTCGCCGGACGCGTTTATGATCCGGGGGCAGACGCTGCTGGTGGATGGCGGCGCGACGCTGGGCTTTTAG
- a CDS encoding hybrid sensor histidine kinase/response regulator, producing the protein MPDATILFVEDNEDLRKNAALVLEMEGYDVRLASDGREALDLLAQGFQPHLIVSDIMMPRMDGYQLFEAIQQVPQLRGVPFIFLTARSSRQDISTGKQLGVDDYLVKPFDPEDFLIAIENKLRRAEVMRAGVTQKLDDARQMLVQLLSHELRTPLTYVTGGFALLAEELNGSANSLTQSDIDISLSLIQNGTQRLNRLAEQMVLYSQIVSGYVVEQIHDLAEPLELDSLAYDALTAHHKLGKEREITFQQSASVDGPLLVQGVHDLLVSAISEIVRNAIQYSSPGQQVDLDVFEDADFVVLRITDRGSGIPPEHQPDIWDVLIQSNRGQNEQQGAGMGLPIARGIVTAHQGTIELSSEPDHGTIVTIRLPRVLASGNGASPTV; encoded by the coding sequence ATGCCAGACGCAACGATACTGTTTGTAGAAGACAACGAAGATCTGCGGAAGAACGCTGCGCTTGTGCTGGAGATGGAAGGCTACGACGTCCGTCTGGCTTCGGACGGGCGCGAGGCGCTCGATCTGCTGGCGCAGGGATTTCAGCCGCACCTGATCGTCAGCGACATCATGATGCCGCGCATGGATGGCTACCAGTTGTTCGAGGCCATCCAGCAGGTGCCGCAACTGCGGGGCGTACCATTCATCTTCCTCACGGCGCGCAGCTCCCGCCAGGACATCTCCACCGGCAAACAGCTCGGCGTCGACGATTATCTGGTCAAGCCGTTCGACCCGGAAGATTTTCTGATCGCGATCGAGAACAAGCTGCGGCGCGCGGAGGTCATGCGCGCCGGGGTCACGCAGAAGCTGGACGATGCGCGGCAGATGCTGGTGCAACTCCTCTCGCACGAACTGCGCACGCCGCTCACGTACGTGACGGGCGGCTTCGCGCTGCTGGCCGAGGAATTGAATGGGTCGGCCAATTCGCTCACTCAGAGCGACATCGACATCAGCCTCAGCCTGATTCAAAATGGCACGCAGCGCCTGAACCGTCTCGCGGAGCAAATGGTGCTCTACTCGCAGATTGTCAGCGGCTACGTCGTGGAGCAGATTCATGATCTGGCGGAGCCGCTGGAGCTGGACAGCCTGGCCTACGACGCGTTGACCGCGCACCACAAGCTCGGCAAAGAACGTGAGATCACCTTCCAGCAGTCTGCGTCCGTCGACGGGCCGCTGCTCGTCCAGGGCGTGCACGACCTGCTGGTCAGCGCCATCAGCGAAATCGTTCGCAACGCGATCCAGTACTCATCGCCCGGCCAGCAGGTGGATCTCGACGTTTTCGAGGATGCCGACTTCGTCGTGCTGCGCATCACCGATCGGGGATCGGGCATCCCGCCGGAGCACCAGCCGGATATCTGGGATGTGCTGATCCAGTCCAATCGGGGACAAAACGAGCAGCAGGGCGCGGGCATGGGCCTACCCATCGCGCGTGGCATCGTCACGGCGCACCAGGGCACGATCGAGCTGTCCAGCGAGCCGGACCACGGCACGATCGTTACGATCCGGCTGCCGCGCGTGCTTGCGTCCGGCAACGGCGCGTCACCGACCGTCTAA
- a CDS encoding YihY/virulence factor BrkB family protein — MTSTAEKIPTRSTDRNALRFYERWWILANAMTDGLLYHLWRAIYRFSKQGLREAAALSYYAIFSLFPLILLLLISIGTVLGPAAAHNQMNDVLRLFLPASTSSFIQDNIAEALKQRSGFGIVAAISLLWSGLGLFSGLSSALSRTFRDTNPRNTWQQRLFGLVIVVSLGSLLVASLATSLLFGLLDLLMFYNASSWLSMGALIVPLSLSVAIFGFLYRFVPRRRVRWDAIWVAAFLAGSSWEIAKRLFAWYLDNFASYNAVYGPVATLIITMLWIYLTAIIVLLGAEICVSLDDWMSKKSVQNLAIPTDSPREMARSEVP; from the coding sequence ATGACATCAACGGCAGAAAAAATCCCGACACGCAGCACGGACCGCAACGCCCTGCGGTTCTACGAGCGCTGGTGGATTCTGGCCAACGCCATGACCGACGGCCTGCTCTACCACTTATGGCGTGCAATTTACCGCTTCAGCAAGCAGGGCCTGCGCGAGGCGGCTGCGCTGTCGTATTACGCCATTTTTTCGTTATTCCCGCTGATCCTGCTGCTGCTGATCTCGATCGGCACGGTGCTCGGCCCTGCCGCCGCCCACAACCAGATGAACGACGTGCTGCGGCTGTTCCTGCCGGCGTCCACCTCCAGCTTCATTCAGGACAACATCGCGGAGGCGCTCAAGCAGCGCAGCGGCTTCGGGATCGTGGCCGCGATTTCACTGCTGTGGTCCGGGCTGGGATTGTTTTCGGGGCTGTCGTCGGCGCTCAGCCGCACCTTCCGCGACACGAACCCACGCAACACATGGCAGCAGCGGCTGTTCGGCCTGGTGATCGTGGTGTCGCTGGGGTCACTGCTCGTTGCGTCGCTGGCGACCTCGCTGCTCTTCGGCCTGCTCGACCTGTTGATGTTCTACAACGCGTCGTCGTGGCTGTCAATGGGCGCGCTGATCGTGCCGCTCAGCCTCAGCGTGGCGATCTTCGGCTTCCTCTACCGCTTCGTGCCGCGCCGCCGCGTCCGCTGGGACGCGATCTGGGTCGCGGCCTTCCTCGCCGGGTCCTCCTGGGAGATCGCCAAGCGGCTGTTCGCCTGGTACCTGGATAACTTCGCGTCCTACAACGCCGTGTATGGCCCAGTCGCCACGCTGATCATCACCATGCTGTGGATTTACCTCACGGCGATCATCGTGCTGCTGGGCGCGGAGATCTGCGTCTCGCTGGACGACTGGATGAGCAAGAAGTCGGTGCAGAATCTGGCGATCCCCACCGACTCCCCGCGTGAGATGGCACGCTCGGAGGTGCCATAA
- a CDS encoding class I SAM-dependent methyltransferase → MSTLTMTTTDIKLDKANSAWTRQVAAGWARRMMSGGSPGTWAQNTEHEVQFAVRALGLHPGDRVLDLGCGWGRHSLPLAAYGLNVTGLDLSRDLLSVARYNARRHGLAVNWVEANVMNLPLSGAFDAVAQFCGNLLTWFSSREQALYALENVAALLRPGGRVLLGASDWQHELPKRAQDWDEWDGGAAIYRYRFDRRERFYEAQTVVFGPEHRRAEFWRRAWWPSAEDMEDLFDEVGLRVLLRANGCSQASYDPNAEGLVYVLVRE, encoded by the coding sequence GTGAGTACGTTAACGATGACCACGACCGACATAAAACTCGACAAAGCGAATAGTGCATGGACCCGCCAGGTGGCGGCAGGTTGGGCGCGCCGGATGATGTCCGGTGGCTCGCCAGGCACATGGGCACAGAATACCGAACACGAGGTTCAGTTTGCAGTACGCGCGCTCGGCCTGCATCCCGGCGACCGGGTGCTGGATCTGGGCTGCGGGTGGGGGCGTCACAGCTTGCCGCTCGCCGCGTACGGGCTGAATGTTACCGGCCTGGACCTTTCACGAGACTTGCTATCCGTCGCGCGCTACAACGCACGGCGGCATGGACTGGCCGTCAACTGGGTGGAAGCCAACGTCATGAACCTGCCGCTGAGCGGTGCGTTCGACGCGGTGGCCCAGTTTTGCGGCAACCTGCTGACGTGGTTCTCTAGCCGGGAGCAGGCGCTCTACGCGCTGGAGAACGTCGCGGCCCTGCTGCGACCCGGCGGGCGCGTCCTGCTCGGCGCAAGCGACTGGCAGCACGAGCTGCCGAAACGCGCGCAGGACTGGGACGAGTGGGATGGCGGGGCGGCGATCTACCGCTACCGCTTCGACCGCCGCGAACGTTTCTACGAGGCGCAGACGGTCGTCTTCGGCCCGGAGCACCGGCGCGCGGAGTTCTGGCGCCGGGCATGGTGGCCGTCGGCGGAAGACATGGAAGACCTGTTCGACGAGGTGGGGCTGCGGGTTCTGCTGCGCGCGAATGGGTGCAGCCAGGCATCGTACGACCCAAACGCGGAAGGCTTAGTCTACGTCCTGGTGCGGGAATGA
- a CDS encoding HAD family hydrolase, producing MIKALILDFGGVIVRTEDYAPRYAWDHRLNLPPGSAERAVHGSDAWMQAQLGHLDDAAYWNAVAAALGLAPDLIPDFARDYFSGDRLNAELMDLVRDLRRRGLRTAILSNDRPQLAEKIRGLGVGPLFDAIVISSHLGVMKPDRDAYDAVLAALDVAPGESVFVDDAPRNVEGARTVGMHAIHYRDNAGVRAALDRLLVEQGA from the coding sequence ATGATTAAAGCGCTCATCCTTGATTTTGGCGGCGTGATCGTGCGGACTGAAGACTATGCGCCGCGCTACGCCTGGGACCACCGGCTGAATCTGCCGCCCGGCAGCGCGGAGCGGGCCGTGCATGGCAGCGACGCGTGGATGCAGGCGCAGTTGGGCCATTTGGACGATGCGGCGTACTGGAACGCGGTCGCGGCGGCGCTGGGACTTGCGCCGGACCTGATCCCGGATTTTGCGCGCGACTACTTCAGCGGCGACCGGCTGAACGCCGAGCTGATGGACCTCGTGCGCGACCTGCGCAGGCGCGGACTGCGCACGGCAATTCTCAGCAACGACCGGCCCCAACTGGCCGAGAAGATTCGCGGGCTGGGCGTCGGGCCGCTGTTCGACGCAATCGTCATTTCTTCGCACCTGGGCGTGATGAAGCCCGACCGGGACGCATACGATGCGGTGCTGGCCGCGCTGGATGTCGCGCCGGGCGAGAGCGTATTCGTGGACGACGCGCCGCGCAATGTGGAAGGCGCGCGGACGGTGGGTATGCACGCGATCCACTACCGGGACAACGCCGGGGTGCGGGCTGCGCTGGACCGGCTGCTGGTGGAGCAGGGTGCATGA
- a CDS encoding ABC transporter ATP-binding protein, producing MRNQIDSSVPALVVNDVVKRFHVASTPWWRQMLRAGKGDHKGDHNGSASNGETLKARRGKEITTAVDHVSFEVRRREIFGVLGPNGSGKSTLIRLLSTLLLPDEGTIDVFGLDVVRHEMQVKRLINRVSVEAAFFKKLSPKENLLYGARLYGVSGKEADIKAREILGRLGLRGNAYTSPMEDMSRGMQQKVAIARAFLTQPILLLLDEPTTGLDPRSKMEVQTFVNELRDVHDATILITTHDMNEADALCDRIAILDDGKIVAMDTPAELKRLVRRNGHEPTLEEVFMELTGKNLIQDEDVEDAAPEAAQG from the coding sequence ATGCGCAACCAGATTGATTCGTCGGTGCCCGCGCTCGTCGTGAACGATGTCGTGAAGCGCTTTCATGTGGCCTCTACCCCGTGGTGGCGGCAGATGCTGCGCGCCGGGAAGGGCGATCACAAGGGGGATCACAACGGGAGCGCCAGCAACGGTGAGACGCTCAAGGCGCGGCGCGGTAAGGAGATCACCACCGCCGTGGACCACGTGTCTTTCGAGGTCCGGCGGCGCGAGATCTTCGGCGTGCTAGGGCCGAACGGCTCCGGCAAGTCCACGCTGATCCGGCTGCTCTCGACGCTGCTGCTGCCCGACGAGGGCACGATCGACGTGTTTGGGCTGGACGTGGTCCGGCATGAGATGCAGGTGAAACGCCTGATCAACCGCGTTTCGGTTGAGGCGGCGTTCTTCAAAAAGCTGAGTCCGAAGGAAAACTTGCTCTACGGCGCGCGGTTGTACGGCGTCTCGGGCAAGGAAGCGGACATCAAAGCACGCGAGATCCTGGGGCGGTTGGGCCTGCGTGGCAACGCCTACACCAGCCCGATGGAAGATATGAGCCGGGGCATGCAGCAGAAGGTCGCCATCGCACGCGCCTTCCTGACCCAGCCGATCCTGCTGCTGCTCGACGAGCCGACGACCGGCCTCGACCCGCGCTCGAAAATGGAAGTGCAGACGTTTGTGAACGAGCTGCGCGACGTGCACGACGCGACGATCCTGATCACCACGCACGACATGAACGAGGCCGATGCGCTGTGCGACCGGATCGCCATTCTGGATGACGGCAAGATCGTGGCGATGGACACGCCCGCCGAGCTGAAGCGGTTGGTGCGCCGTAACGGGCACGAGCCGACGCTCGAAGAGGTGTTCATGGAGCTGACTGGCAAGAACCTCATCCAGGATGAAGACGTCGAAGACGCCGCGCCCGAAGCGGCCCAGGGCTAA